The region GAAGAAATGCAGAAGCCCTTGCAGCCATGGTTTACTAGCTACCACTAATGTGTTGTCCCTGGCTTGACCCCTGGATGGACAGCAGCTCAGATAGTTAGCCTACCAGGGTGGCATCACATAGCCACATGACTGAATAGCAAATTTTTGTTGTTAACTGCAGACAACCAACTTGAAATTGCGATTGGATTACTTACAGGCGatagccatttttgttttaatgaaaattaagtTAAAACTTCAAAATGGCAAAGCGATGTGGCTGGGTATAAAATAATCCCAATGAGCAATATAAACATTAGAGTGGCAAATAACCTCTAACTTACACCTCCCATACACGAGACAACTGAAGTCCAACATAGGTTTTTATTCTTAAGAGGTGCACACATCTTAAAGAATCTGTAAATACTGGGAATCatgcagcttcacacattaGAAGACTCTAAAAGgattcttttgtatttttttttctttttcttagcCCTCCTCTTGTGTGCTGATgcagacaaaaacagcacaccTCTTGGCTGTTGGCAGTGTAGCATTATAAATGGCGTTATTGTGAGGGTGGGGAAGTGTTAACGACCACACGCAactacagtgaattcaaaaggGGGGTTTCCTTAAGTTACCACCGAAGTGGAAACCACTAAGTCTCATTAAGAGACTTGAGGAAGGGGTAACGAAAAGAAAAGACAACAcctaagggagaatatcccaacACAAAGTAATAGCCTCAGCGGGAGAAAGAACGTAAAGAGTGAGTAGAATTTTAGtaaagactgcagtgcagtcgggagaaaagcaaagaaaaggtGCCTCGTAACGAGGAAGGCAAAAACGGcgtttaaaggaaaataaagaatgcagCTAAGTGACTAGTAGGACCGAAGTCTTACTACTAATCAAAACAAAAGGCTAAATAGCTAAATCCTAAACCTTTTTGCTTACCATGCTTTTCTCTAAGAGAGCCTTTCTCATTACGGCTTTCGTGTACATAAGTAGACACTAATTAAGCGAAGAACAGATCTCACGTGAGCGTATATAAGCTCTCTTAATCCGGTGCAAACAATCGGTTGTAATCAAAAGCAATCACGGAGCGCCCTCAGGCGGTCCTGAAGATTACCACACTCAGGTACCTGAAACAGCACTCAGTTTCCTCAACAGGGATACTGAGTAGCCGATTAGGACGAAACGGCGTCGATTAGCACAGCCCATGACGCCGCACAGCAAATTGAATAAGGAACCGTGACAGTTGTTGAACAATCACAAACCTTTTGAGCCAAGACTAAAGACTtacaataatattaaacatgtttgattttgttggaCTGGTCAAGACCAGAAAAAGACTCACAAACTCAGTCGGAGCTTAATACAATCTCACACTATTCGTGAATCATGCTGGAGGCGCGAATCAAGTGCGGTAAAATTTTACTGCGACTTTTAAGACTGTGAAATCTCTTAAAATATTGTCAGGTCTAAGTCCAGCATTAGATGTCTAGCTAACATTAGTTCGCTAATCATTGCTACTCATTGCCCAACTCTATTACCCAAGTAGCTAGATAGAAAACTGAATTACAGACTCACAgttaactgccaaaataaaggaaacatcAACCACAATATCCCTCTCTGTGAAGTTCTCAGCAGGCTCTTATTGACGTTGTGCATTGATATTTGCAGTACGTTCATTCAGATTGCCTTGTATGTTTTGCCTTGCACCTCATACCACTGCATGGGGCATCATGGCCAAGGGGCTTTTGACCTCGATGGCCCCTAGCTGATGATTTCTTTCCCTCAAGAAGTCCATGACGACGTCGCCTTAGCAACTATAACTTTTGAAACATCAGCGAATTCAGCAAAAATAACAGGCTACTGGGCCTgtccagcatttttatacacagccatgagcatgctgggatgtgaATTTATTAATAAACTCAAGAACTAAATTTGTGTGAAAcatctgtttttgctttttgtattttttactttttatcatTAATTTACTTAAGTCTTACCTTTATTTTGGCAGTCACTTGTAGCTTACTATCTACAGTGATTTTGGTGCAAActcatttcatttataatttctGTCAGTCAGGAAAATataacctttttttctgtttttgacaaTATGTTctaatgcatttttcacaaaCTGGACATCCTAAAAGAAAATTCTGAAGTTGCTGAATTCTTATCGTGCTTCTCCCCATGAGCTCACACTACCCTGAGTGTCTGTCATAGCAACAGTAACCACAAGGAGGGCGGTCCAGTGCATTGGTCAGTTGTCAAGGTAATTTTACCACTGAAGTACAGGGGTCTTCAGTGCTGCCATTTTAAGAGTATATGCTCCGAAAACTGATTGTGTGCTAACTGGGAATATAACTTCGGAGCACATCTACAAACTGGGATGCATTAGCCTGCTCGTAAATATTTCAACAGGAACACAcatgctccttggaaaaaaattgttatCGTAGAGCCCTGAAATACCACAGTTACAGAAAGGCGCCAAGGGTGAAGTGAATCTTCACAGTATGCATCAGGAAGGTACAGAATCATGTTCAAATTCCCTTAGATGCTATTTGCAAAGGCCAGGAGCATGAGATAGCAATTTAGGCATTCCACATTCAGGGCTAGTCTGAagctttcatctctctcttgGGATAAACACTGATCCCAAGTATGCAATTTGTTCTGCCAGCCCCGGCAGGTGGTGTTAAtggctttttctctctctttttttctcatggAAATCTACAGACACAGAAATAGGGCATAGTCCTTCTGTTCTTTAAATGTGGGCTCTACCCTGAAGGAAATTGGGCCTTGGATGTGGGACTGATCTGAAGCCCATTCTCTTTGTCACCAGAGTGCAGAGTACCCCCTGAGAACaggttttagaaaaaaagaaattcaccTGTGTGCACCTGTGGTGCTAAGTGACTGTGACTGCTGTGACTCACAGAGCTAAATGACTCGGATATCTCCTGGACACACACGATTTTGGCTGATTATATGAAGAGTCTTTAAACCCAGCTTGTGGGACGTTCTGCGCTGAAGCAGCTTAGTTGGCCAGAATTGTTTAGGAGACTTAAGAAACATGAAACGAggctgttcttttttaaaattttattcccAAACTCTAAGTACTCTCTCGTTATTCCTTCAATaaaatggggcgacatagctcaggaggttagagcggttgtctggcagtcggagggttgcctgttcgatcccccaccgtgggcatgtcgaagtgtccctgagcaagacacctaacccctaattgctcccaatgagctgagtGGTACCTTgtatggcagcctttcaccgttggggtgtgtgtgtgtgtgtgtgtgtgtgtgtatgagaggcatcaattgtaaagtgctatataaatgcggtccatttaccaaaatgtCCATTCTTTACAAAACTGCTCTCTCTTCACTATGGTTATTTTACTGACACAACaggcaaaatgtaaaaagaattgACATGGGAATGTTCCACAGAATGCTGAACACTATTGCATTAGCCCAAGATAAGAGTAAAGTGAAGATGGTGCCAGATCTACTAAAACATTCCTTCAGCCATCCAACCTCATACAGAGAAATGCAACATAACCAACCAAGCTGGTTCACAAAAATACTTACAGTATTTTACTCCATTTCTGctcatcaataaaaatgaaaaacaatttcacatttattgaatttcacattttattgaaaCACCACTTCATTGCCAGCAGCTGCCAAAATATTTGCCAGTACTTAATCAACCTGATGCATAGAGCAGCCATCTAATATTCAGATTATATTGTATTAATGATTCCACTATGTCTACATTATGAAAGTAGTGTCTATGATTCTCCTGTTTGGTGAACCTGTTCCTTTTATTCTGAACTTTTAACTAATTCTGATTCTGCTTCTTAATTTTCATATTCTTGAATGGAGTGTTTGTATGAAGATTCCTACACAAGAGCTTGTTGTCTGGTAAAAACACTGCCATTATATGAACTTCCTATGGTGATAATTAGATCTGACCAAGAAACAAAAATCAAGAGAATGTTGTGACAACTAGTCAGCCGACCATGTAAAAATCTCAAACTCagacaataaaatgtattattagtgACATACCATCTCTCATAATACTTTAACCTACAGACaactttaaaacaaatgcattcaaGGAGTGAATTTTCTTTCTGACCTGGAATAGGGACCTGCAAAACATAGCTTATTCTCCCAATGGGTAAATATAATGCTTGAAAAGTTAAATCAGAGACTTAATGCATTACTGttataaagaaagaaaagtgcaGTTGTATCCATGGGCTTGttataagacagccaatcaggtttttatcatcattttcattttttcctttcttttttgtaaaagtttgccatctagtggctgatGCACGGGGGGAAAgcaatattcataaataaaatacaatacataacTGCTGTTGTGTTTCAGGATGGAGATTTAAGAGGTGTCATAGTTTTGTTTATCATAAAATCCTACTGCCAGAACAGATACATTGGTAGACCAGTTTTCCCAATAGTTAATGACAGTAATCTTTCCAATGGGAAGCACTTCACCATTCACAGAATTGTATTATGTGCAAGAACAGCTATTACCACAAGGCTTCTCTTTTGCCATTAGAATGCTccatgtggggaaaaaaaacaaaacacgcaACTGTTTCTTTTAAAGAGCTACTTATATATTGTGCTATGTTTTTAACtgctgaaaatacaaaatttgaTAGAagcattgcaaaaaaatatataaaaataccgAAATCGAATCCAAAGACAGTCAGCAAGTCAATGCACAGACTGAAATATGAGCAGAATGAATGCTTAAAGAGCTTCATAGTCCTTTgtccttttgtgtgttttctttcttcttcttttttaagcaGCAGCCTGCTCCACCTCCCCGcttttttctcccagtttgaGATTACCAGTCATATCTGCAACCCACATTCTAGGTccgggagagtgcagacaagaaCATGCTTTCCTCCCAAATacaatacttttttgtttttatttttagccacACTGCAGGCCGCAAGTTGAGCTTCGACACAAGTCAGAGAAAGGACACTGTGGGCACCTTATttaccagcagggggtgctggtaAGTGATGAGACACAGGCATCCGACCCAGAAAGTCCTTGCCACCCTAGGCAATGCTATGGCTAATTATGCGTAACCCTGCAGAGCTGCCAGCCACAAACATTGAAACAGTCTGGacctggaacagagccttaacagataccagactgtatgacccatctacacactggaacagtgccttaacaaatACCAGTCTGCCAACCACAAACACTGGAACAGTCTGGacctggaacagagccttaacagataccagactgtatgacccatctacacactggaacagtgccttaacagataccagactgtatgacccatctacacactggaacagtgccttaacaaatACCAGTCTGCCAACCACAAACACTGGAACAGTCTGGacctggaacagagccttaacagatatcaGACTGTGTGacccatctacacactggagcagtgccttacaggtaccagaccatgggacccatctacacactggaacagagccttaacagataatCGACCGTGGAGACTATctacacactggagcagtgccttaCAGGTACCAGACCCAGAATAAGCATTTTATGGAAATTGCTAGTTTTTGGTTAGTAACAAATAAATTGATAGCCTGGACATTCTGGctggcaaaaataaatcaatacttTTGGTCTGACAGACAAAATCAGTGTAGTGTGTGGGAAAAGAAGCATGCAACATAAAGAAGGTGGCAGTGAGCCAAACCTccaagttaaaataaatttaaggaaaaaaatggaagatCTTAAATATGATTCCAGCAACATTACATAGCCCCAGGACTGAGGTGTGCATTCACTGCTCTAGAGAGAGTGAGTGTCATTGAGGCTACATGCAGGGCCAATCAGTACTTTATATTACAGGTTTTTGTAGGTCTACCTAAATATATTCCTCTTTCTCaagattttatttgtaaaggCATCCTGAAAGCCATGCAGCTTTGAGGAAGTTGTCTCAAAAGCTACCCGTTTTcactttaatcatttttattttgtttaccgTACTCGTAACCAGATACCGTTCCATTAATATTACCTGTAATAGTGCAATATGCCCTATTACATGAGATGTTTACTCAGAAGTTTATTACTGTGATAACAGTTAGGCTACTATAAAACGTCGTTGTGCCTGTGTGGTTTTGGCTACCTACACCATACTGGCGCTGCATTAAGAATAGGCTATGCGATTTCTAGTTTTGGTGCAACCCGGTCATTGAGGTACTGAAACCCGATTAAGGCCTGAAATGGATGATTTCTGGTTTTGTCTACAACAACAGAATGTAgctaacatttttacatttttaaagtaaacatAACACATTGAATGTATGACAATGTGTAgcaattttcaatttttactGAGGTGTAAAAGGTTTGCAACCGTCCCTTAATATGCATCAGGCACTTGACGTAGGCACTTCCATGCCTTTGGGGTCCTAAGAAAGAGCTGAAGGTGCGCAGGAAGGAAGCTGGGCGATAATGGCAGCGAGTCGACTGGACGGAATAAAGTGATCTCCGGGAATGGCAGGTCTGTTTCATAATCTGTGAGAATTAACTGAAAATCAACAAACGTTTCCATAACGTTTCCTTGTGCTGAATGACTGGGAGCCCAGCTAGCGAACTAGTTAGCTCATGTGGCCCTAGGAaacgttgtttttttgtttttagctcTAGCTAGCTATTGCTAGCCACATATCCTGATATATGTAACGAAAACTAACGTTTCCATAGTTATATAGCACTGTATTAATTATATTGATTTATAACGTTACTCTACAAAGTGACGATCTATCTTGCTAAATTATCGTTTTGTAGTATTCAGATAACTTTACATTAACCGGCTAGCGGCGTTTAACAGGCTAGTTAAACGTTGTCCTGATGCTATATGGATGATCGTTCACCTGCTGCACTGCAGActatttgtgtttattaataaaattagcaagccaattttgatattttaacaGGTTATCTGTGGGTTTTATTAACGCCAGTCAGCTATTGCAACATGGTCTGGTGCTTCGACGACTTGGCTAGAAAGCGGAGTAGCTAACAACAATCAAAGAGGATAAATCGCCGAGTTTGGTTAGCTACTAGACTAGTATAGACTagattacaaaatgaaaatacagtcaCTCCTGTAATTGCTTGCTGTGCTGGCATAGTGCGTCAGAGTAGCTACACCATTTCACCCTGTAACGTTGCGCCATATGTCGACGTGCATATTACTATGCCAAGCTATGCTACTGACGGTAATTTAGCAGCCCGTAAAGTGTGTGGGCCAGCATTGCCTGCTACCATTTGACCAGCCAGTTTATACAGAAATGAAGGGGGTCGAATTAGAGAATCCATTAGCACTCGGGCGAATATAAAGCTATTAAGTAGTGAAATGTCTCGTTTTAGAGAATCGCGTTGTTGTGGGAGTTGGATTAGTAAATGTGTGTCTTGTAGCTAGTTAATATTAGCTAGTACTAGACTGTTAGTATTTGAGAAACGTTATGCTGCTGTTAGTTCTCGTCTCTGAGCAGAATCGCATATAATCTGCTAACATTCATTGTCTTACTAGGTGTTCCGCTAGTTCTGAAAGTGCGGATTTGTTGCTATAACATTAGTTAGGGAAGTCTAGAAAAGTTAAAACGTTATCTTGCCAACTTTGGAGTTCAAAGTCGACTGTTGTCGTGTTTTGCTGTGATTGCACCCTTTTACATGACTGCATCTTGAGTAACGTTTAATCTAGAAATACTGCCATCGTACCttaacttaaaatgtattttgttttttgtttttttccccaaaggtcTGACTTGATGCTAATAAAGATAAACACCAGCCCACATTGTTCCCCGGTGGCTAACGGTCCCactgtgagttttttttgtttgtttcgtttttgCGGTCCAGCGCTGCAGGCGTCATTTTGAGGTCGGTGTTCCTACGAATCAGACACCATGTACTGCCTTCAGTGGTTGCTGCCGGTCCTCCTCATCCCGAAACCGCTGAACCCGGCCTTGTGGTTCAACCATTCGATGTTCATGGGTTTTTACCTGCTCAGCTTTCTGCTGGAGAGGAAGCCATGCACCATCTGTGCCTTGGTCTTCCTGGCCGCCTTGTTTCTCCTCTGTTATAGCTGCTGGGGAAACTGCTTCCTGTACCACTGCCATGATTCTCCCCTGCCAGACGCCGCGCACGACCCCAGCATTGTGGGCACCTAGACCCCTCCGGTTGCTGTGTGAGCTGAGCTCCTATGCCGGGCTTGGCATATACGAGGACACTGGACAATCTGTATCTAGACTGTGAATAACATCCCGACTTTGAACTCTTTGAAATTTGCGAGGAGCGTCGTCTTTCCTCTGCCTCTGTTTTGGCGGGACGGATCACGCCGTTCTCCGTCATAACCCTTTCATCCAGATTTGAGTTTAaagccccaccaccccccattcccaccaccaccccacctctTTCCTGCAACCACCAATTGCATTACTGGATCTACAATTTGCATGGGTTGACTTTAGCATTCTGTTCCCCGCTCATGTTGACGATAAGTTCATGcacctttttgtgtttttgtcataACACAATGCTGATAGTTCCCAAGAAGGGTagaaagcagtgtgtgtgtgagtatgagtgtgtgcttgcgcaCCTGTCAGTTGTAGAAGCGGAATACCATTTGGAATGAGTTGAGTCTTAAGTGTTACATGgctggaaaaagaaacaaaaaagaaaaacatgattaATATGAGTAACTGTGTCCCTCTGTAGACGCCTCACAGAAATGGCAGAGATATTGAAACAATCACAAGTTCAATGGGCGTCGCCTCCAAATTCTGTGTAGTAAGGTGGTATTGGCACACTGTAATTGATATATCACCTAATTTAATAAagttgagtttaaaaaaaaaaaaaaaaaaaaacagacgggGGCTATTTTCCATGTGCTGGAAATGAACGATATGAGGTTCGTCTCTGGTGACTTTTTTCACACCGAGTGGAAATGCTGGACGCGGGCGGCAGCTGCTGTTATCTGTTACAGATTGATTTATCAGTCTCCGAGGCCTGCTGACTGCTAACGTCGGGAAGGGCTGCTGCGTGCGTGAGGCTCGGGGGGAAGAACTTTAACCCAGCCCGACTGGCTTCGCCGAACATCCGCAAGTCATAGGAATTGAAGACGAAATGAAACCTCTCTGGTACCGTTGTCActctttagaaaaaaacaaaaagtgggACCTGTTGGAAATAAGAGAACGCTTGGTAAGAGGCGTGGGGTTCTGCGTTCCACCTGTGGGAGTGGCCGGGGCAGCAATAAGCACAGCGCTGGAGCCTGGCCATCCACTCAACTCCAGACACCACACAGCGTTCAATGAGTTTTTCCCTGTCGACTTTTAAAAGATGCATTTTGACAATGAATccccagaagaagaaaaaaa is a window of Anguilla anguilla isolate fAngAng1 chromosome 13, fAngAng1.pri, whole genome shotgun sequence DNA encoding:
- the blcap gene encoding bladder cancer-associated protein translates to MYCLQWLLPVLLIPKPLNPALWFNHSMFMGFYLLSFLLERKPCTICALVFLAALFLLCYSCWGNCFLYHCHDSPLPDAAHDPSIVGT